One window from the genome of Pedobacter schmidteae encodes:
- a CDS encoding YoaK family protein, protein MNQKKQYSGIRSAIKMINIIFFNVHASGYCLTELLILNMLRHLGTKRTYRHNVKLATLLCITAGFVNAAGFLGFSVLTTNVTGHAALFAERIAMQDWQTARIVALWMFLFLCGAFISSLIVSIIGRNQQFSYVIPILLELVVLVVVAFTGRDYDGSLVRRELFAGSLLFVMGLQNSLVSMISGSVVRTTHLTGTFTDLGIELARVIQRVNKGNVLLRSRIKLRVTIVLFFLLGALLGAYLFNRFSFYAFLCPVFLLLYALFYDIFRINIKLFYHNLLLPKERREL, encoded by the coding sequence ATGAACCAGAAAAAGCAGTATAGTGGTATCAGATCAGCGATAAAGATGATAAATATCATCTTTTTTAACGTTCATGCTTCTGGATATTGCCTAACAGAACTGTTAATTTTGAATATGTTAAGACACCTGGGGACAAAACGGACTTACCGGCATAATGTGAAGCTTGCAACATTGCTGTGCATTACTGCAGGATTTGTTAATGCGGCTGGTTTTCTTGGGTTTTCTGTACTGACTACTAATGTAACCGGGCATGCCGCTTTGTTTGCCGAACGAATAGCTATGCAGGATTGGCAGACCGCCAGGATCGTTGCTTTGTGGATGTTTCTTTTTTTGTGTGGGGCATTTATTTCTAGTCTGATCGTTTCTATTATTGGTCGTAATCAACAGTTTTCCTATGTTATTCCAATTCTGCTAGAGTTGGTTGTGCTGGTTGTGGTGGCTTTTACCGGCAGGGACTATGATGGTAGTCTTGTGAGAAGGGAGCTGTTTGCCGGGAGTTTACTTTTTGTAATGGGGTTGCAAAATTCACTCGTTTCAATGATATCTGGTTCGGTTGTTAGGACAACTCATCTTACGGGGACATTCACGGATCTTGGAATTGAACTGGCCCGGGTAATTCAAAGGGTCAATAAGGGAAATGTTTTACTGCGTTCCCGGATAAAATTACGCGTTACGATCGTATTGTTTTTTCTGTTAGGAGCACTCTTGGGTGCTTACCTTTTTAATCGGTTTTCTTTTTACGCTTTTTTATGTCCGGTATTTTTGTTGTTGTATGCTTTGTTTTATGATATTTTCAGAATTAATATCAAACTTTTTTACCATAATCTACTGTTGCCAAAAGAGCGCAGGGAGCTATAA
- a CDS encoding methyltransferase domain-containing protein, which produces MPQLITGEVQITLNYKDDDAFDAYFSQKIQKVSKVHWTPLQVAKKAAEFLAPHPGCKIIDIGSGPGKFCIAAAYHHPDSEFHGIEQREQLHRSAIHLKTLIGMDNVHFMHGDFTELSMAEYTGFYFFNSFAENLYTFGRIDSTISHSVSLYNYYSNYFHKILEQKPSGTRLASYHAFENEFPDSYQLHSTYFKNNLKLWIKR; this is translated from the coding sequence ATGCCACAACTCATAACCGGTGAAGTCCAAATCACCCTCAATTACAAGGATGACGATGCTTTTGATGCTTATTTTTCCCAAAAAATCCAAAAAGTATCAAAAGTACACTGGACCCCATTACAGGTAGCAAAAAAGGCAGCTGAATTCCTGGCACCTCATCCGGGCTGTAAAATTATAGATATCGGCAGTGGTCCGGGAAAATTTTGTATCGCAGCAGCCTACCACCATCCCGATTCGGAATTCCACGGTATTGAACAACGCGAACAGCTTCACCGGAGCGCGATTCACCTAAAGACTTTAATCGGCATGGACAATGTACATTTTATGCATGGGGATTTCACTGAGCTGAGTATGGCTGAATACACTGGTTTTTACTTTTTCAATTCTTTTGCAGAAAACCTTTATACCTTTGGCAGAATAGACAGTACCATATCACATTCTGTGAGTTTGTATAATTACTACTCCAATTATTTTCATAAAATATTGGAACAAAAACCAAGCGGGACCAGACTAGCCAGTTACCATGCGTTTGAAAATGAATTTCCAGACAGCTACCAATTACATTCGACTTACTTTAAAAATAACCTGAAATTGTGGATCAAACGATAA
- a CDS encoding Crp/Fnr family transcriptional regulator, translating to MSLSGIFPIEKWNFNTQSVLNTLTKEEYQQLITKQGSQKYQKGEIIFKEGMVPSGIYFIHQGKIKKYKTGLAGKEQIIYVANKNEFIGYHAILSEERYPDSAATLEKSELTFIPKEDFLQMLQQSPTLARRLLKSLSHEYSVLANNISLSAQGTSAERLAVALILMREKSKTETPLGEEPVINISRSDLAGMAGIAKENVIRLLSEFKSEQIIKTEGRKIWVQDIVKLVNRSNYK from the coding sequence ATGAGTTTATCCGGCATTTTCCCAATTGAAAAATGGAACTTTAATACCCAGTCAGTTTTAAATACCCTTACCAAAGAAGAATATCAACAGCTGATCACCAAACAGGGGTCTCAAAAATACCAGAAAGGAGAAATTATCTTCAAGGAAGGTATGGTTCCTTCAGGTATCTATTTTATACATCAGGGAAAAATAAAAAAATATAAAACCGGTTTAGCAGGAAAAGAGCAGATCATCTACGTAGCCAATAAAAACGAATTTATCGGCTACCATGCAATTTTATCTGAAGAACGCTATCCCGATTCTGCAGCAACACTTGAAAAAAGTGAGCTTACCTTTATTCCCAAAGAGGATTTTTTACAAATGCTTCAACAATCACCAACTCTTGCCCGCAGATTACTTAAATCTCTTAGCCACGAATACAGTGTATTAGCCAATAACATCTCCCTATCTGCCCAGGGTACTTCAGCGGAACGGTTGGCGGTTGCACTGATTCTAATGAGGGAAAAATCAAAAACAGAGACTCCGTTAGGAGAAGAACCCGTCATTAATATTTCCAGAAGTGACCTGGCAGGCATGGCGGGTATTGCCAAAGAAAATGTCATACGCCTGCTCAGCGAGTTCAAATCCGAACAGATCATCAAGACAGAGGGTCGTAAAATATGGGTTCAGGATATCGTCAAACTCGTCAATCGCTCTAATTATAAGTAG
- a CDS encoding ABC transporter ATP-binding protein has protein sequence MLTFNKFVKKYQDTKIIDIQELSLTPGIYWLKGANGSGKSTLLKSLAGILHFEGDVLLNNQLSIKKNKNNYRRLVNFAEAEPIFPEFLTGKELIDMFAEAKGGTNEQKLFYCQTIGLQSYIDQPLGTYSSGMLKKLSLILAFLGAPKLILLDEPLITVDLASLEVLYNWIIEKNKSENTSFILASHQSLDGSGIPVNTILSIQDTLLSLH, from the coding sequence ATGCTAACTTTTAATAAATTCGTAAAGAAATACCAGGATACAAAAATTATTGATATTCAGGAACTAAGCTTAACTCCTGGCATTTATTGGCTTAAAGGTGCAAATGGTTCAGGAAAAAGCACCTTACTGAAATCTCTGGCTGGCATTTTACACTTTGAGGGCGATGTATTACTTAACAACCAGCTGAGTATAAAAAAAAATAAAAACAATTACAGAAGGTTAGTAAATTTTGCCGAAGCAGAGCCCATCTTTCCAGAATTTCTTACGGGAAAAGAGTTAATCGATATGTTCGCCGAAGCTAAGGGCGGAACAAATGAACAAAAATTATTTTATTGCCAGACAATTGGTCTTCAATCGTATATAGACCAACCTTTAGGTACTTACTCCAGTGGCATGCTGAAGAAACTTTCGTTGATATTGGCTTTCCTGGGAGCGCCGAAACTCATTTTATTGGATGAACCATTGATCACAGTAGATTTAGCCTCCCTGGAAGTTCTTTATAACTGGATTATTGAAAAAAACAAATCCGAAAACACCAGTTTTATCCTTGCTTCACACCAATCTCTGGACGGTTCAGGTATTCCGGTAAATACCATACTCTCCATTCAGGACACGTTATTATCGTTGCACTAA
- a CDS encoding dihydrofolate reductase family protein: protein MRKLIYGINISLDGCCDHTKFSGGDEIQDYFRKLLEGVDLVIYGRKTYELMVPFWPEVAKTQSMNEAANAFAKVFANLKRVVVSKTIDIAEDQHTTIIRDNLKDEILKLKQQPGKAISTGGVELPARLIELGLVDEFHMVIHPLIVGQGRRLFSEMSLPESLGLKLTSSETLRSGCVVLRYERIP, encoded by the coding sequence ATGAGAAAGCTCATTTATGGTATCAACATTAGTTTGGACGGCTGCTGCGATCATACCAAATTTAGTGGTGGAGATGAGATTCAGGACTATTTCCGCAAGCTGCTGGAAGGTGTTGACCTGGTCATTTACGGGCGAAAAACTTATGAACTGATGGTGCCTTTCTGGCCGGAGGTTGCCAAAACCCAATCCATGAATGAAGCTGCAAATGCCTTTGCTAAAGTCTTCGCTAATCTGAAGCGTGTGGTGGTTTCCAAAACCATAGACATTGCAGAGGACCAACACACAACCATTATTCGCGACAACCTGAAAGATGAAATCCTCAAACTAAAGCAGCAACCCGGTAAAGCGATCTCTACCGGAGGTGTGGAATTACCTGCCCGATTGATTGAATTGGGGTTGGTAGATGAATTCCATATGGTCATTCACCCGCTAATCGTTGGACAGGGACGGCGCCTGTTCTCTGAAATGTCTTTGCCGGAAAGCCTGGGTTTAAAACTAACGTCATCAGAAACACTGAGGTCTGGTTGCGTAGTATTACGGTATGAGCGGATACCCTGA
- the metA gene encoding homoserine O-succinyltransferase — protein sequence MPVKIPNNLPAIELLKKENIFVMSDLRANTQDIRPMRVLILNLMPLKISAETDFVRLLSNNPLQVEIEFLRLDSHTSKNTSEEHLEMFYKGFGEIKENFYDGLIVTGAPVEMLEFEEVSYWNEITQIFDWARKHVTSTLYICWASQAALYHFYGVEKKPLNEKLSGVFKHTATEKGHSLLRGFDDEFFIPHSRHTTILKSDLADKEDLRILSESSDAGVAIVFSRGGREFYLTGHSEYAPLTLHEEYVRDREKGLDVPVPKNYYRDNNPENAPLVCWTSHANLLFNNWLNYFVYQETPYNLEDVGKLGDIVQNV from the coding sequence ATGCCAGTTAAGATTCCGAATAATTTACCAGCTATAGAGCTTTTAAAGAAGGAAAATATATTTGTTATGAGTGATCTGAGAGCGAATACTCAAGATATTCGCCCAATGCGTGTGCTTATCCTCAACCTGATGCCTCTTAAAATATCTGCTGAAACGGATTTTGTTCGTTTATTATCCAACAATCCTCTACAGGTTGAAATAGAATTTTTAAGACTCGATTCCCACACTTCTAAAAATACATCTGAAGAACATCTGGAAATGTTCTATAAAGGTTTTGGCGAAATAAAGGAAAACTTCTATGACGGTTTGATCGTTACCGGCGCTCCTGTAGAAATGCTGGAGTTTGAGGAAGTAAGCTATTGGAATGAGATCACTCAAATCTTCGACTGGGCCAGAAAACACGTTACCTCAACGCTTTATATTTGCTGGGCGTCTCAGGCTGCGCTCTATCATTTTTATGGGGTAGAAAAAAAACCATTAAACGAAAAATTATCTGGCGTTTTCAAGCATACTGCCACTGAAAAGGGGCACTCCTTGTTAAGAGGCTTTGACGACGAATTCTTTATTCCTCATAGCAGGCACACTACAATATTGAAATCGGATTTGGCTGATAAGGAAGATCTTCGGATCCTGTCAGAATCTTCGGATGCAGGAGTAGCCATTGTATTTTCCCGAGGCGGGCGTGAATTTTATCTTACCGGTCACTCAGAATACGCTCCGCTAACCCTTCACGAGGAATACGTCAGAGACAGGGAGAAAGGTCTTGATGTACCTGTACCGAAAAACTATTACCGGGACAATAATCCTGAGAATGCGCCATTGGTATGTTGGACAAGTCATGCGAATTTACTCTTCAATAATTGGCTCAACTACTTTGTGTACCAGGAAACACCTTATAATCTAGAAGACGTGGGTAAATTGGGAGACATTGTTCAAAATGTATAG
- a CDS encoding DUF1735 and LamG domain-containing protein — protein sequence MKLIQNTYTLWICCLAFCLAACTKSEYGPIDNSIYIANSSNDNYKILNIDNVDINEPFQVRTAQKSPETATISVVVDEEVLNTYNQRHSSDYVMLPASFFSLDKDQVTINKGEIMGSLINLKVKPLSNELAKSGLTYAIPLKIAGSNFGTSALQTGSSFLYVIAQTPYADVPVLKRANGMKMTLANSSVTVQDFTVEFLVKMSNLALNRNNQILFNAADFPTSKGGSDGEIFTRFAADGAAGKWDKFQIKNQGKSYDATTSFVNNRWYHIACVNNNTTGKMQIYVNGVLDGSFDNAKLPTTVNSSSDRGFRFCGESDNDSYMVSNVQTAELRFWSVARTEAEIRSNMYGIKPTTPGLIGYWRANEGAGNVIKDVSGNNNNAVIFGANATWMLNQKISTAN from the coding sequence ATGAAACTTATTCAGAATACATACACTTTATGGATATGCTGCCTTGCATTTTGCCTGGCTGCATGTACTAAATCGGAATACGGTCCTATAGATAATTCCATTTACATTGCGAATAGCAGCAATGACAATTACAAAATACTAAATATAGACAATGTTGATATTAATGAGCCTTTCCAGGTGCGTACTGCTCAGAAATCACCTGAGACTGCCACTATATCTGTGGTTGTAGATGAGGAAGTACTCAATACTTATAATCAACGCCATTCAAGTGATTACGTCATGTTGCCAGCAAGCTTTTTTTCACTAGATAAGGACCAGGTAACCATCAATAAAGGTGAAATTATGGGTTCATTGATCAACTTAAAAGTTAAACCTTTAAGTAATGAGTTGGCTAAAAGCGGGTTAACCTATGCCATTCCTTTAAAGATTGCAGGAAGTAACTTTGGAACAAGCGCATTACAAACAGGAAGTAGTTTTTTGTATGTAATTGCGCAAACGCCTTATGCAGACGTGCCTGTATTAAAGCGGGCTAATGGGATGAAGATGACACTTGCCAATAGTTCGGTAACTGTGCAGGATTTTACGGTCGAATTTTTAGTGAAAATGAGTAATCTTGCATTAAACAGAAACAATCAGATCTTATTTAATGCTGCCGATTTTCCGACCAGCAAAGGTGGTTCTGATGGAGAAATCTTTACCAGGTTTGCTGCAGATGGAGCAGCTGGTAAGTGGGACAAATTTCAGATCAAAAATCAGGGTAAAAGCTACGATGCCACTACTTCCTTTGTAAACAACCGTTGGTATCATATTGCCTGTGTAAATAACAATACAACTGGAAAAATGCAAATTTATGTAAACGGCGTATTGGATGGCAGCTTTGATAATGCAAAATTGCCGACAACTGTCAACTCCAGCTCAGACCGTGGATTTAGATTTTGTGGCGAAAGCGACAATGATTCCTACATGGTTTCGAATGTGCAGACCGCTGAATTGAGGTTCTGGTCGGTGGCGAGGACTGAGGCCGAAATCCGTAGCAATATGTATGGTATTAAACCTACAACACCTGGCCTTATTGGCTATTGGAGAGCAAATGAAGGCGCCGGAAATGTAATTAAGGATGTATCGGGTAATAACAACAATGCCGTAATTTTTGGCGCAAATGCTACCTGGATGTTAAATCAGAAAATTTCAACAGCAAATTAA
- a CDS encoding glycoside hydrolase family 18 produces the protein MKTIKILSMLMVMICMMTLSCKKWTEAKSDDFNLPLNSESYYTNLRAWKADTTGGKQITFAWFGGWTGSGTALNSSLIGLPDSMHMVSIWGDWKNINEAKRKDLETAQKVKGLKVLACSFAMNVGDGFTPAGKSVKEYWGWDASESALSAAPTANQEQAIRKYAKAISRMVDSLGYDGFDMDFEPNFGGHGDLASSGPRLTIFINELGKSFGLKSGTGKILAVDGEPQSMPAETGPYFNYFIVQAYDATSYTNLNNRLTATINNYATVMKASDVSRKYIVTENFEKAAYYTTGGANFRQEDNTMTKSLAGMAAWQPLIGGVRYRKGGVGSYHVEYEYQVPGQNGFYPFTRNAIRIMNTK, from the coding sequence ATGAAAACTATAAAAATATTGAGTATGCTGATGGTGATGATCTGTATGATGACATTATCCTGCAAAAAATGGACAGAAGCCAAGTCTGATGATTTTAATCTCCCATTAAACTCCGAAAGCTATTACACAAATCTGAGAGCGTGGAAAGCCGATACAACAGGTGGAAAGCAAATTACATTTGCCTGGTTTGGTGGCTGGACAGGGAGTGGAACAGCACTGAACAGTTCACTGATTGGTTTGCCCGATAGCATGCACATGGTGTCTATTTGGGGCGACTGGAAGAACATTAACGAAGCGAAACGTAAAGATTTAGAAACAGCACAAAAGGTCAAAGGTTTAAAAGTGCTGGCCTGTTCCTTTGCAATGAACGTAGGGGATGGATTTACGCCAGCCGGAAAGTCGGTAAAAGAATATTGGGGTTGGGATGCCTCCGAAAGTGCGCTAAGTGCTGCGCCAACTGCAAATCAAGAGCAGGCCATCAGAAAGTATGCAAAAGCAATTAGCAGAATGGTAGACTCACTGGGCTACGATGGTTTTGATATGGATTTTGAACCTAATTTTGGTGGCCATGGCGACCTGGCAAGCAGCGGTCCACGATTAACTATTTTCATTAATGAACTGGGTAAATCTTTTGGGCTCAAATCCGGTACCGGTAAAATTTTGGCTGTTGATGGTGAACCACAATCTATGCCTGCCGAAACCGGGCCGTATTTTAACTATTTTATTGTGCAGGCTTATGATGCTACTTCATATACAAACCTGAACAACAGGCTAACCGCTACGATAAACAACTATGCCACGGTAATGAAGGCCTCGGATGTAAGCAGGAAATATATAGTGACCGAAAATTTTGAAAAGGCGGCATATTATACTACTGGTGGAGCCAATTTTAGACAGGAAGATAACACGATGACCAAGTCACTTGCAGGTATGGCAGCCTGGCAGCCACTTATTGGTGGTGTTAGGTATAGAAAGGGTGGTGTAGGTAGCTACCATGTAGAATATGAATATCAGGTACCGGGACAAAATGGCTTTTATCCCTTTACCCGCAATGCCATCAGAATAATGAATACCAAATAA
- a CDS encoding RagB/SusD family nutrient uptake outer membrane protein: protein MKKYNMGRKQFVLLLSLTLLLVVGLSSCSRFKDINTPEYLPQTLPMGNYFIQMQNIVYPAQENDYQMNENLIGDVYGRYMSITNSGWATNFATFNAPDDWINAPFKRTFSTFYSAFVEVKKRTNATGVNYAWAQVMKVAAMQRMTDLYGPIPYSKVGSGDISVPYDSQEEVYNQMFADLDAAINTLTAYTISFPGDKPMKDYDKIYNGDYVKWVKFANSLKLRMAMRVVYANDKLARQKAEEAVQHSIGPMTSNEDNAQIRYTPNPIKIMWDQYSDTRACADLVTHMVGYADPRLPKYFAMGTVGGTTAYQGLRTGINIASKASVLPFSAPIYVESDPLLWMMASEVSFLKSEGALRGWTMNGTAQQFYEQGISLSFAQYNVSGSLAAYIADNTKKQVAYNIAPASPAVSTITIKWNEADVFSTKLERLMTQKWIALYPLGQEAWSEQRRTGFPRFFPVIVNKNTDASLTTKFASRIPFAPSEKISNNENYVNAVSLLNGTDTYGTKLWWDKNTQKP, encoded by the coding sequence ATGAAAAAATATAATATGGGCAGAAAGCAGTTTGTACTGTTGTTGAGCCTGACTTTATTACTGGTAGTTGGCTTATCGTCATGCTCCAGGTTTAAAGACATCAATACACCAGAATATTTGCCTCAAACTTTGCCAATGGGCAACTATTTCATCCAAATGCAAAACATTGTTTATCCGGCTCAGGAAAATGATTACCAGATGAATGAGAATCTGATAGGCGATGTATATGGTCGTTATATGAGCATTACCAACAGCGGCTGGGCAACTAATTTTGCCACCTTTAACGCACCCGATGATTGGATTAACGCGCCTTTCAAACGAACATTTTCAACGTTTTATTCTGCATTTGTTGAAGTTAAAAAAAGAACCAATGCCACAGGGGTAAATTATGCCTGGGCCCAGGTTATGAAAGTAGCGGCCATGCAGCGAATGACTGATTTATATGGGCCAATTCCTTATTCTAAGGTGGGCAGTGGCGATATTTCGGTACCATACGATAGTCAGGAAGAGGTTTATAACCAGATGTTCGCCGATCTTGATGCCGCAATCAACACACTAACCGCTTATACCATTTCATTTCCTGGTGATAAACCCATGAAGGATTATGATAAGATATACAATGGTGATTATGTGAAATGGGTAAAGTTTGCCAATTCATTAAAGCTTCGTATGGCGATGAGGGTCGTGTATGCCAATGATAAGCTGGCCAGGCAAAAGGCCGAAGAGGCGGTGCAGCACAGTATTGGGCCGATGACATCGAACGAGGATAATGCCCAGATCAGATACACGCCAAATCCGATAAAGATTATGTGGGATCAATATTCTGATACCCGGGCCTGCGCAGATCTGGTAACTCATATGGTTGGTTATGCTGATCCACGTTTGCCTAAATATTTTGCGATGGGAACTGTAGGCGGAACCACCGCTTACCAGGGATTGAGAACAGGCATTAATATTGCCAGCAAAGCATCAGTATTGCCCTTTTCTGCGCCTATCTATGTAGAATCCGATCCTTTATTGTGGATGATGGCCTCGGAAGTTTCATTTCTCAAATCGGAAGGAGCCTTGAGAGGTTGGACCATGAATGGTACTGCACAACAGTTTTACGAACAAGGTATCAGCCTTTCTTTTGCCCAGTATAATGTTTCTGGTTCTTTGGCTGCATATATTGCGGATAATACCAAAAAGCAAGTGGCCTATAATATTGCACCTGCAAGTCCGGCGGTAAGTACAATTACCATCAAATGGAATGAAGCAGATGTTTTTTCTACCAAGTTGGAACGTTTAATGACCCAAAAATGGATAGCACTATATCCCTTGGGTCAGGAAGCCTGGAGTGAACAAAGGCGCACCGGATTTCCACGCTTTTTTCCGGTAATAGTAAACAAAAATACAGATGCATCATTAACTACAAAGTTTGCATCTCGGATTCCGTTTGCGCCAAGTGAAAAAATCAGTAACAATGAAAATTATGTCAATGCAGTGAGTTTGCTAAATGGAACTGATACCTATGGCACAAAACTTTGGTGGGATAAGAACACACAGAAACCATAA